Within Mycobacterium heckeshornense, the genomic segment TTGGTCTCCTCCGACGGTGCCTCGACCATCAGGTCAGCGATGCCCATGTAGCGGCCGAGGTGCACCGAGTCGATGATGATGCGGCTTTCCAGTTTTCCCACCGGCAGCTTGGCGTTCGGCCCGATCAGCCACGACGAGTCGGCCAGGCCGATGGAGTGCATCGTGGCCTCCAGCGTGGCCTTCCCGACCATCGCGTGGTCGACCGCGTTGGCCTTGATCTCCAGCTCGTCGTAGTGTTCGCGCAGCGCCTGGGGGATGAACGGGAATCCGAGAATGGCCACGAACGGATCCGAGCCCAGGTCCGCTGCGGCGCGCACAGCGCGAGACAAGCGGTACTCGGCGTAGATGCTCGTTGCAAAGTCGACGGCGACGGCACCGGTGCCGACGACAAGCACCGCGACCGCCGCGATCGCCACACCGGCGAGCATCCTGCGCATCTGCACATTGTGGCGTACCGGCGCGACGGCGCGGCTTCTTCTCATCGCGCTGCGCGCTCTGCATCGTCGCCGCTGGGCCTGGTGGCGCGGCTCCTTGTCATCGCGCTGCGCGCTCTGCATCGTCGCCGCGCTAACCACCAGGTAGCACGTTATCGTTACATAACCTGGCCGCTAATTACATATGTCGCCATCAGTCTGGGAGAGGCCTTTCCCACATGAGGCCTCGCCACGGCGCTGGAGGGGTTTTGGACCTGCTGCTTCTGACCGCGGACCCGCACGCCGACGGGGTCCTGCCATCGTTGTCGCTGCTCGCCCACACGGTGCGGACGGCGCCGGCTGACGTGTCGTCGCTGCTCGAGGCAGGAACCGCCGACGTCGTGATCGTTGACGCGCGCAACGACCTGCCCGCGGCGCGCAGCCTGTGTCGTCTGCTCGCCTCGACCGGTAGATCGGTCCCGCTGGTGGCGGTGGTGAGCGAAGGCGGTCTGGTGGCGGTCAGCCCCGAATGGGGGCTCGACGAGATCTTGTTGCCCAGCACCGGGCCGGCCGAGATCGATGCGCGGCTGCGGCTGGTTGTCGGTCGGCGCGGCGGCTTGGCCGACCAAGAGACCGCCGGCAAGGTCACGCTCGGCGAGCTGGTGATCGACGAGGGAACGTACACCGCGCGGCTGCGCGGCCGCCCACTCGACCTCACGTATAAGGAATTCGAGCTGCTGAAGTACCTGGCGCAGCACGCCGGCCGGGTTTTTACCAGGGCCCAGCTGCTGCATGAGGTGTGGGGATATGACTTTTTCGGTGGCACCCGCACCGTCGATGTGCACGTGCGGCGACTGCGCGCCAAACTCGGCCCTGAACATGAGGCACTGATCGGCACCGTCCGCAACGTGGGATATAAGGCGGTGCGGCCGGCGCGAGGGCGCGCGTCAAACCCCGAACCGCACAGCACCGACGACATCGAGCCAGACCAGGGCGGTGTGCAAGGTCCACTGGCCGACCCGCTGCGCAGTCAGTGACGTCAGGTGGCTGGCGCTCGGCGCTGTCCGACGACGAGCAGCGTCAGGTGCGGGAAATCATAGTTGCTGCAACCGATTTCGATGGAGTAGCACCGGTCGGCGAGCAGGTTCTGCGCGAGCTGGCGCACCAGCGCACCGAGCACCTCTTGGTTGCCGGCGGCAGATCGATCGTCGGCTATCTCAACCTCGCGTCGGCCCACGACCGGGGAGCCCCGATGGCGGAGTTAGTGGTCCACCCACGAGCCCGCCGCCGCGGTATCGGGACCGCGATGGCACGCGCTGCACTGGCCAAAACCGATGGGCGAAGCCGCTTTTGGGCTCACGGCACGCTGCAACCTGCGCGCGCGACGGCCTCGGCGCTGGGGCTGGTGGCGGTGCGTGAACTGTGGCAAATGCGCCGCCCGCTGCGCGACGTGCCGGAGCCGGCGATCCCCGAGGGGCTGCAAATCCGCACCTACGCAGGCCCGACCGACGACGCCGAGCTGCTGCGGGTCAACAACGCCGCATTCGCCGACCACCCCGAACAAGGCGGCTGGACGGCAGTCCACCTCGCTGAGCGCCGCGCCGAACCGTGGTTCGACCCGCACGGGTTGTTCTTGGCGTTCGACACCGCGACCGACAGACTGCTCGGCTTCCACTGGACCAAGGTGCACCCCGAGCGTCCCGGCCTGGGCGAGGTTTACGTTGTCGGCGTCGATCCTGCTGCGCACCGACGTGGAGTCGGGCGCCTGCTGACCGCGATCGGCGTCGCGTCATTGGCCCGCCGGCTCGAGGATGCCGCCGAACCCACGGTGATGCTCTACGTCGAGTCGGACAACGTCGCTGCCGTGCGCACCTATCAAAGTCTGGGTTTCACGCTGCACAGCATCGACACCGCCTATGCAGCCGCTCCCGGCTGACCGCCCAACGACCCCGGCGGTCGTTCACCTTGTGTTTACCTCCCATGGGGATCGTGGCCATCGCCGGCGCATACCTTCCGGGTGGCTGGCGAGCTGATACCGGGATCACCAAGCGACGCCAGGAGAGCAAGGCCAGGTGAAGCTCGACATGGTCCGCAGGGCACTGGACATCGTGGTGTCCGCGACGGCGATCGCGGCCCTGACACTGACCGGCTGCGGCACCGACAACAACGCGCCCTCGGGCAAAGGTTCGTCCGGCAAGCCAGCCGTCGATTGTGGCGGCAAAAATGAACTTACCGCCGAGGGCTCGACCGCCCAGCAGAACGCGATCGCGTTGTTCAACCGAGCCTGGGGCCAGTCATGCCCAGGCAAAAGCCTGGCCTACAACCCGACCGGCTCGGGCGCCGGCCGGGAACAGTTCATCGCCGGTCATGTCGACTTCGCCGGATCGGACTCGCCGCTGGCCGCCGGCCAGATCGCGCCAGCGGCCAAGCGCTGCAACGGAAATCCGGCGTGGGACATGCCGTTGGTGTTCGGGCCGGTCGCGTTGATCTACAACGTGCCCGGCGTCAACTCCCTGGTGGTCAACGCCGACATGTTGGGCAAGGTTTTCAGCGGGTTGATCACCAGCTGGAACGATCCGGCGATTGTGGCGCTCAACCGCGGTGCGGCGCTGCCGGAAACCAAGATCACGCCCGTCTACCGCTCGGACTCCTCGGGCACAACCGACAACTTCCAGAAGTACCTGACCGCTGCCGCACCGGAGAGCTGGACGAAGGGAGTCGGCACCGAATTTCAGGGCGGTGTCGGCGAGGGCGCGCAAAAGTCGGCCGGTGTCGTCCAGGCCGTGCAGACCACGCCCGGTGCCATCGGCTATGTCGAGAAAGGCTTCGCCGACCAGGCCGGTGCGCCGGTCGCCCAAATCGACACCGGCAGCGGAGCCGTCAAGCTCACCGACGAGGCGGCCCGTAACGCGCTCGACGATGTGAGGTTCGAGGGCCGGGGCAACGACCTGCTGCTGAACCTGAACGCGCTGTACGCCACCAAGGAGCCCGGTGCCTACCCGTTGGTGCTGGCCACCTATGAGATCGTGTGCTCCAAGGGCTATGACCGCGCCACCTCGGCCGCGGTCAAGTCGTTTCTGACGATGGCCGCCAACGACGGACAGAATGGGTTGTCGGCGGCCGGCTACGTGCCGCTGCCCGATAAGTTCAAGCAGCGCCTGGTCGCCGCGATCAACGCGATCCAGTAATCGTCGTGATTGCCCGGTCAGTCGCAGTGTCTGCGGTGAAGATGGATGCCAGAGGCGAAAGTGACGGGAGCGATGGGACCACCGTGACCACGCCCAATCCAGCCGGTGCGGGTTCGGGCGAAATCGTCGCTGCGGGTATGCCAGCACCGCCGCCCGCCCCCACCAGCCCGTGGGTCGGCGGCAAGCCGCACCTGGGCGACCGGTTATTTCGCGGGCTCTCCGAGGGCTCCGGTGTCCTGATCGTCATCGTCGTCGGCGCCATCGGGGTATTCCTGCTGTGGCGCGCCATCCCGGCGCTGGCGCGCGACCAAGAGAACTTCTTCACCTACGGCGGCAACTGGCTCACCACCGACACGTCCGCGATGCACTTCGGCATTCGCGATCTGCTGCAGGTGACGGTGTTCGTGTCGCTGTTCGCGCTGATCCTGGCGATGCCCGTCGCCTTGGGCATCGCCATCTTTCTCAGCCAGTACGCGCCGCGACGGGCCGCAGGGCCGCTGGCCTATCTGGTCGACCTGCTGGCCGCGGTGCCGTCGATCATCTACGGCGTCTGGGGCCTGTACGTGCTGGCACCGCAATTGCGGCCGATCGCCACCTGGCTCAACGAGCACGCGGGCCGGTGCTTCCTGTTCGCTACGGGCAACGCGTCGGTGGCAGGCGGGGGCACGATCTTCACCGGCGGGATCGTGCTCGCGGTGATGATCCTGCCGATCATCACCGCGGTCACCCGAGAGGTCTTCGTGCAAACCCCGCAAGGGCAGATCGAAGCCGCGCTGGCGTTGGGCGCCACCCGATGGGAGGTCGTCAAAACCACTGTGCTGCCATTCGGCCGTTCCGGCTACATCAGCGGCGCGATGCTGGGGCTGGGCCGTGCGCTGGGTGAGACCGTGGCGTTGCTCATCATCCTGCGCGGCACGCAATCGGCGTTCGGCTGGTCGCTGTTCGATGGGGGATACACCTTCGCCACCAAAATTGCGGCTACCGCATCGGAATTCAATGACGAGTTGAAGGCCGGCGCCTACATCGCGGCGGGGCTGGTGCTGTTCCTGGTCACGTTCGTGGTCAACGCCGTGGCGCGGTCCGTGGTTGCCGCAGGCAGGTGCCGATGACATCGATGCTGGACCGCCCCGTCAAGGCGCGGACATTCGCCGCGGTCAGTCTGCGTCGACGCGTCGCAGACAACATTGCGACCGCGTTGGTGACGCTGTCGATGACGATCGCCCTGGTACCGCTGCTGTGGGTGTTGTGCTCGGTGGCGGTCAAGGGCTTCCACGCCATCACCTCCAGCGTGTGGTGGACGCATTCGCAGGCCGGCCTGACCGCGTTCGTCACCGGCGGTGGCGCATATCACGCGATCATCGGCACCATCTTGCAGGGGTTGGCCTGCGCGGTCATTTCCATCCCGGTTGGCGTCTTCGTTGCCGTCTACCTGGTGGAATACGGTGGCGGCAGCCGATTGGGCAAGCTGACTACGTTCACGGTGGACATCCTCACCGGAGTTCCTTCGATCGTGGCGGCGCTGTTTATCTACACGCTCTTCGTGGTCACTTTTGGGTTTCCCCGCTCCGGGTTTGCGGTGTCGTTGGCATTGGTGCTGTTGATGATCCCGGTGATTGTGCGGGCGACCGAGGAGATGTTGCGCATCGTCCCGGTGGATTTGCGCGAGGCCAGCTACGCGTTGGGTGTGCCGAAGTGGAAAACCGTTGCCAGAATTGTGATTCCGACGGGTCTGTCGGGCATCGTCACCGGGATTATGCTGGCGTTGGCTAGGGTGATGGGTGAGACGGCTCCGCTGCTGATCCTGGTCGGCTATTCGCAGGCCATGAACTTCAACTTGTTCAGCGGGTTCATGGGATCGCTGCCCGGCATGATGTACGACCAGACATCAGCGGGCGCGGGCGCTAACCCAGTTCCCACCGACCGGCTGTGGGGCGCCGCGTTGACGCTGATCGTGCTGATCGCCGTGATTAACGTGGGGGCGAGGATGGTCGCGAAAATGTTTGCGCCTGAGAAGTTGTAGGAGTTCCGGTGGCCAAACGGTTGGATCTCAAAGAGGTCAATATCTACTACGGGTCGTTCCAAGCGGTCGCCGACGTGTCGTTGTCGATTCTGCCGCGCAGCGTCACGGCGTTCATCGGTCCCTCAGGCTGCGGCAAGACGACCGTATTGCGGACATTGAATCGGATGCACGAGGTCATTCCCGGCGCGCGGGTTGAGGGCACTGTCTTGCTCGACGACGACGACATCTATGCTCCCGGTGTCGATCCCGTCGGTGTGCGCCGCGCCATCGGGATGGTGTTCCAGCGTCCGAATCCCTTCCCTACCATGTCGATTCGCGACAACGTCGTCGCCGGGCTTAGGCTGCAGGGCGTACGCAACCGCAAGGTGCTCGACGAAACCGCCGAATATTCGCTGCGGGGTGCGAACCTCTGGGACGAGGTCAAGGACCGGTTGGACAAGCCCGGCGGAGGGTTGTCCGGCGGTCAGCAGCAACGGTTGTGCATCGCGCGGGCCATCGCGGTGCAGCCCGATGTGCTGCTCATGGACGAGCCGTGCTCGTCGCTGGACCCGAT encodes:
- the lmeA gene encoding mannan chain length control protein LmeA — encoded protein: MRRMLAGVAIAAVAVLVVGTGAVAVDFATSIYAEYRLSRAVRAAADLGSDPFVAILGFPFIPQALREHYDELEIKANAVDHAMVGKATLEATMHSIGLADSSWLIGPNAKLPVGKLESRIIIDSVHLGRYMGIADLMVEAPSEETNDATGGTTESGISGSRGLVFTGTPKSANFDKRVSVSVDLSIAGADNATLVFTPTGILTGPDTANQKVPEDKRAAVLSAFSKRLPDQKLPFGVAPTSQGVRGSDVIVEGITEGVTITLDAFRQS
- a CDS encoding winged-helix domain-containing protein, with product MRPRHGAGGVLDLLLLTADPHADGVLPSLSLLAHTVRTAPADVSSLLEAGTADVVIVDARNDLPAARSLCRLLASTGRSVPLVAVVSEGGLVAVSPEWGLDEILLPSTGPAEIDARLRLVVGRRGGLADQETAGKVTLGELVIDEGTYTARLRGRPLDLTYKEFELLKYLAQHAGRVFTRAQLLHEVWGYDFFGGTRTVDVHVRRLRAKLGPEHEALIGTVRNVGYKAVRPARGRASNPEPHSTDDIEPDQGGVQGPLADPLRSQ
- the mshD gene encoding mycothiol synthase, which encodes MTSGGWRSALSDDEQRQVREIIVAATDFDGVAPVGEQVLRELAHQRTEHLLVAGGRSIVGYLNLASAHDRGAPMAELVVHPRARRRGIGTAMARAALAKTDGRSRFWAHGTLQPARATASALGLVAVRELWQMRRPLRDVPEPAIPEGLQIRTYAGPTDDAELLRVNNAAFADHPEQGGWTAVHLAERRAEPWFDPHGLFLAFDTATDRLLGFHWTKVHPERPGLGEVYVVGVDPAAHRRGVGRLLTAIGVASLARRLEDAAEPTVMLYVESDNVAAVRTYQSLGFTLHSIDTAYAAAPG
- the pstS gene encoding phosphate ABC transporter substrate-binding protein PstS; its protein translation is MKLDMVRRALDIVVSATAIAALTLTGCGTDNNAPSGKGSSGKPAVDCGGKNELTAEGSTAQQNAIALFNRAWGQSCPGKSLAYNPTGSGAGREQFIAGHVDFAGSDSPLAAGQIAPAAKRCNGNPAWDMPLVFGPVALIYNVPGVNSLVVNADMLGKVFSGLITSWNDPAIVALNRGAALPETKITPVYRSDSSGTTDNFQKYLTAAAPESWTKGVGTEFQGGVGEGAQKSAGVVQAVQTTPGAIGYVEKGFADQAGAPVAQIDTGSGAVKLTDEAARNALDDVRFEGRGNDLLLNLNALYATKEPGAYPLVLATYEIVCSKGYDRATSAAVKSFLTMAANDGQNGLSAAGYVPLPDKFKQRLVAAINAIQ
- the pstC gene encoding phosphate ABC transporter permease subunit PstC; this encodes MDARGESDGSDGTTVTTPNPAGAGSGEIVAAGMPAPPPAPTSPWVGGKPHLGDRLFRGLSEGSGVLIVIVVGAIGVFLLWRAIPALARDQENFFTYGGNWLTTDTSAMHFGIRDLLQVTVFVSLFALILAMPVALGIAIFLSQYAPRRAAGPLAYLVDLLAAVPSIIYGVWGLYVLAPQLRPIATWLNEHAGRCFLFATGNASVAGGGTIFTGGIVLAVMILPIITAVTREVFVQTPQGQIEAALALGATRWEVVKTTVLPFGRSGYISGAMLGLGRALGETVALLIILRGTQSAFGWSLFDGGYTFATKIAATASEFNDELKAGAYIAAGLVLFLVTFVVNAVARSVVAAGRCR
- the pstA gene encoding phosphate ABC transporter permease PstA, whose protein sequence is MTSMLDRPVKARTFAAVSLRRRVADNIATALVTLSMTIALVPLLWVLCSVAVKGFHAITSSVWWTHSQAGLTAFVTGGGAYHAIIGTILQGLACAVISIPVGVFVAVYLVEYGGGSRLGKLTTFTVDILTGVPSIVAALFIYTLFVVTFGFPRSGFAVSLALVLLMIPVIVRATEEMLRIVPVDLREASYALGVPKWKTVARIVIPTGLSGIVTGIMLALARVMGETAPLLILVGYSQAMNFNLFSGFMGSLPGMMYDQTSAGAGANPVPTDRLWGAALTLIVLIAVINVGARMVAKMFAPEKL
- the pstB gene encoding phosphate ABC transporter ATP-binding protein PstB; amino-acid sequence: MAKRLDLKEVNIYYGSFQAVADVSLSILPRSVTAFIGPSGCGKTTVLRTLNRMHEVIPGARVEGTVLLDDDDIYAPGVDPVGVRRAIGMVFQRPNPFPTMSIRDNVVAGLRLQGVRNRKVLDETAEYSLRGANLWDEVKDRLDKPGGGLSGGQQQRLCIARAIAVQPDVLLMDEPCSSLDPISTMAIEDLIAELKQDYTIVIVTHNMQQAARVSDQTAFFNLESVGKPGRLVEIDDTEKIFSNPTQKATEDYISGRFG